aaacactcacggttttatcctcgtcgccaatgtattgtacgctcattttattatgttaatcgactcgccaacgcaccaccacacaggtcgacagtctgacaacgactgactccccaccgctcgatccggtatttataaccgagtgacgtatgcgcacgaggcgtcataataatgacataacctatacaatgatgcacatgtacctgcatacactacactcACTATTGGCTGAATAGATATTGGAGCGGTTTTTTGTTTGTCAGATTTAGGAGGTTTAGGGTCATTATTatcaaacttgttttttttttgtaaaaaagtttaataatatcTTATTTCTTTTCAGTTTggaacatgaaaataaaaaagctgGAGTTAGATTTACCAGGGCATGCAGATGAGGTGTTTGCAGTTGATTGGTCACCTGATGGAGCTTATGTAGCTTCAGGAGGCAAAGATAAAGTGTTGAAATTGTAAGTTTTTAAACAGCTTATTTCCCAACCATTTTGTTGACTGTTTTGTTTTAAGGCTATTTactaacttaatattttttttaattatttcagatGGCAGCACTGAATAAGGACAACATTTTCATTGAAGTAcaactttaataatataataaacttgttacaatatttttgataaaataaaataaacgagtTTCACTTAATTTTAATGCTCTTTTTGACATTGGCCTTTATTCCTGAAGCTTCTCCGGCATACCTGGTCATCTCTGTTCTGGGCTCACGGATGGCTCCCTTCCTCCTGATCTTAGCTTTCCTGTATTTAAGCTTATGTTTGACTCTTGGGTTTCTTTGGTCCTTCTTTCTATGAGGAGTCAAGCCCTTGTTTTTAGCAATTTGATATGTAATCTCACGTTTTTCACCAACATCTTCAGGAACAATATCATGTGATGAGCTTGAAGGTTTATTTTCTTCAGTCTCAATTTCATGAGGGGAAGTATCATTATCAGAAAATCCACTCTCTTCAGATTCATCTTGGTTCCTTTGAACATCAACTCCACTGTCAGACTTGAAGAAGTCATTGCTTTCATATTCATTGTCATCATCAGATACTCCAGTATCTTCACCTTCATCCTTTTCTAATGCATTGATCAGTTTCAACTTCTTGGGCGTTGATTCAGGTGACTGTTTTCCAGATTTACGTTTCTTATCTTTATTTAGTTCCTTGATTTCAGTAACATGTAGTTCCAGATTGTTCTTAACTGCCAGAAGTATTTTGTCTATTTGAGGTTTAATGACTTCCAAGTAAATTGGTTCCATTTTGTTTAACATCTGTCTGTACTGGTACAATCTTTTTATAACAGGGtgattttgaatattaattctTTGACTTTTgaggagtaaataaaaacttatattagtgcagtaatttaaaataagatCATAATTCGTTTTAACAAATTTTGAGGCAGGACATGTGGGGAGTTTGCCATCTTTAACAAGCTCTAAGAGAGGATGTAAATCATCTTTTGCtactgttaattttgttttgaagtcATCAATTAATCCTGCAAATTCTGGGCTTTCTTTCTCAAGA
The DNA window shown above is from Helicoverpa zea isolate HzStark_Cry1AcR chromosome 16, ilHelZeax1.1, whole genome shotgun sequence and carries:
- the LOC124637447 gene encoding something about silencing protein 10 gives rise to the protein MADKIKVKSNFDMKGNYEPSDSEDEYTPQEKKLLEKVRKRKHHDSESEEEMYAFSESGESENEKDVSIADSDVEGQEQSDDDLPDSKAWGKKKGSYYATDYVDEDYGGFGNDEEIALMEEKEAKDIQKRLLEQLGEEDFTLDFLTKQVADAEEKETVIKSDLSQLSKRQKLQLLEKESPEFAGLIDDFKTKLTVAKDDLHPLLELVKDGKLPTCPASKFVKTNYDLILNYCTNISFYLLLKSQRINIQNHPVIKRLYQYRQMLNKMEPIYLEVIKPQIDKILLAVKNNLELHVTEIKELNKDKKRKSGKQSPESTPKKLKLINALEKDEGEDTGVSDDDNEYESNDFFKSDSGVDVQRNQDESEESGFSDNDTSPHEIETEENKPSSSSHDIVPEDVGEKREITYQIAKNKGLTPHRKKDQRNPRVKHKLKYRKAKIRRKGAIREPRTEMTRYAGEASGIKANVKKSIKIK